One segment of Urocitellus parryii isolate mUroPar1 chromosome 5, mUroPar1.hap1, whole genome shotgun sequence DNA contains the following:
- the LOC113197724 gene encoding apolipoprotein L3-like → MDPDPGEACPDSKSLTEEAIEYLQGAVSREDLDLLLTKEAWESLVAEADLSREEADALHEALNKLRGDMALEDKDMLQTHMQDRERFLQEFPQVKAELEERIEKLRALADRVDKVHKDCTISHVVANSTGAASGVLTILGLALAPVTAGVSLALSATGVGLGIAAAVTSVSTSIVEHSSTVSATEEASSLVSENASNAKAVAQIVGQNAPKAISLTKNFIQVLGDIGKHIRAIKLAKANPRLVSSARRLMTTGRISVRSGKQVQRAFGGTALAMTKGARIMGAATAGIFLLMDVIDLVKTSTHLHEGAKAESAQELRQKAQELEEKLQELTQTHERLQLDPSP, encoded by the exons ATGGACCCAGACCCCGGCGAGGCCTGCCCAG ACAGCAAGAGCCTCACTGAGGAGGCCATTGAGTATTTGCAGGGCGCAGTGAGCAGAGAGGACCTGGATCTCCTGCTGACCAAAGAGGCCTGGGAGAGCCTCGTGGCTGAGGCTGATCTGTCCAG GGAGGAAGCAGATGCGCTGCACGAGGCTCTGAATAAGCTTAGAGGAGACATGGCCCTGGAGGACAAGGACATGCTCCAAACCCACATGCAGGACAGGGAGAGGTTCCTGCAAGAGTTTCCGCAGGTGAAAGCGGAGCTGGAGGAGCGCATAGAGAAGCTCCGCGCCCTGGCAGACAGGGTTGACAAGGTGCACAAGGACTGCACCATCTCCCACGTGGTGGCCAACTCCACCGGTGCCGCCTCTGGAGTCCTCACCATCCTAGGCCTGGCCCTGGCACCTGTGACGGCAGGAGTCAGTCTGGCCCTCTCGGccactggggtggggctgggaataGCCGCTGCTGTGACAAGTGTCTCCACTAGCATCGTCGAGCATTCAAGCACTGTGTCCGCTACAGAAGAAGCCAGCAGCCTCGTGTCAGAGAACGCGAGCAACGCAAAGGCCGTTGCCCAGATCGTAGGCCAAAATGCACCCAAGGCCATTTCGTTGACCAAGAACTTCATCCAAGTACTGGGCGACATTGGGAAGCACATCCGGGCCATCAAGCTGGCCAAAGCCAACCCCCGCTTAGTATCCAGTGCCCGGCGCCTCATGACGACCGGGAGAATCTCAGTCCGAAGTGGCAAGCAGGTACAGAGAGCCTTTGGAGGCACTGCTCTGGCCATGACCAAAGGGGCCCGGATCATGGGTGCAGCCACCGCAGGCATCTTCCTTCTGATGGACGTGATCGACCTCGTGAAAACGTCGACGCATTTGCATGAGGGGGCAAAGGCAGAGTCGGCTCaagagctgaggcagaaggctcaGGAGCTGGAGGAGAAGCTGCAAGAGCTCACCCAGACCCACGAGAGGCTGCAGCTGGACCCGTCGCCATGA